One Cellulosimicrobium protaetiae genomic region harbors:
- a CDS encoding dihydrolipoyl dehydrogenase family protein produces MNGRGAGRGAFDVVVLGGGPAGEHCAAAAAAGGARVAVVERELVGGECSYWACIPSKTLLRPGEAAHAATEAAVEARVDVAEALAWRDAVVSGYSDVGQEKWLAESGIELLRGDGRIVAPGTVEVDGVPVTAEHVVVATGSEPYLPPVLRDVDGVWTTREVTALREVPGRLVVLGAGPVGVEMAQAVRRLGAEVVLVSDADRVLPREPAPVGDVVGASLRRDGIELVLAATTVAARRDGRELLLTLADGRELRGDRVLAATGRRPRVQGLGLEAVGVAPDPRGVAVDARMRVRDGLWAIGDVTGLWAFTHVGKYQADVAVANILGGDRRASYDAVPRVVFTDPQVAAVGTTQDRHSGTARLRDGARLATYTRASGSDGYLTLLSDGTRLTGAHAVGPEAGEWIQQATLAIRAQVPLDVLRDTIQPFPTFSEVYVAALDALAHSVG; encoded by the coding sequence ATGAACGGTCGTGGCGCCGGCCGGGGAGCGTTCGACGTCGTCGTCCTCGGTGGCGGCCCGGCGGGCGAGCACTGCGCCGCCGCGGCCGCGGCCGGCGGCGCACGGGTCGCGGTCGTCGAGCGCGAGCTCGTCGGCGGGGAGTGCTCGTACTGGGCCTGCATCCCGTCCAAGACGCTGCTGCGGCCCGGTGAGGCGGCGCACGCCGCCACGGAGGCGGCCGTCGAGGCACGGGTCGACGTCGCCGAGGCGCTGGCCTGGCGCGACGCGGTCGTGTCGGGCTACTCCGACGTCGGCCAGGAGAAGTGGCTGGCCGAGTCCGGCATCGAGCTCCTCCGGGGCGACGGCCGGATCGTCGCGCCCGGCACGGTGGAGGTCGACGGCGTCCCGGTCACCGCGGAGCACGTGGTGGTCGCGACCGGGTCGGAGCCCTACCTGCCGCCGGTCCTGCGCGACGTCGACGGGGTGTGGACGACCCGCGAGGTCACGGCGCTCCGGGAGGTGCCGGGCCGCCTCGTCGTGCTCGGCGCCGGACCGGTCGGCGTCGAGATGGCGCAGGCGGTGCGCCGCCTCGGAGCCGAGGTCGTCCTCGTGAGCGACGCGGACCGTGTCCTTCCCCGCGAGCCCGCCCCGGTCGGTGACGTCGTCGGGGCGAGCCTGCGCCGCGACGGCATCGAGCTCGTCCTCGCGGCGACGACCGTCGCCGCGCGGCGGGACGGGCGGGAGCTGCTGCTGACGCTCGCGGACGGCCGCGAGCTGCGGGGCGACCGTGTCCTCGCCGCGACAGGGCGTCGTCCTCGGGTCCAGGGCCTCGGGCTCGAGGCGGTCGGGGTAGCCCCTGACCCGCGAGGCGTCGCGGTCGACGCGCGCATGCGCGTCCGCGACGGTCTCTGGGCGATCGGCGACGTGACCGGTCTCTGGGCCTTCACGCACGTCGGCAAGTACCAGGCCGACGTGGCCGTCGCGAACATCCTCGGCGGGGACCGCCGGGCCTCCTACGACGCGGTCCCGCGCGTCGTCTTCACCGATCCGCAGGTGGCGGCCGTGGGGACGACGCAGGACCGGCACAGCGGCACGGCACGCCTGCGGGACGGCGCCCGGCTCGCCACGTACACCCGCGCGTCCGGCTCCGACGGGTACCTGACGCTGCTGAGCGACGGCACCCGCCTCACGGGTGCGCACGCCGTCGGGCCGGAGGCCGGCGAGTGGATCCAGCAGGCGACGCTGGCGATCCGCGCGCAGGTGCCGCTCGACGTCCTGCGCGACACCATCCAGCCCTTCCCGACCTTCTCGGAGGTCTACGTCGCGGCGCTCGACGCGCTCGCGCACAGCGTCGGCTGA
- a CDS encoding response regulator: METTVVIVDDSTVYIAAAQALLEREGMQVVGHAGGSAEAVDLCARVQPDVVLVDVALGGESGFDVVRRLAREGGPTLVLISTRTADEVDEMLDASPAAGFVTKSALSADVIRSLMPSAG; this comes from the coding sequence ATGGAGACCACAGTCGTGATCGTGGACGACAGCACGGTCTACATCGCAGCCGCGCAGGCACTGCTCGAGCGCGAGGGGATGCAGGTCGTCGGACACGCGGGAGGGAGCGCCGAGGCCGTCGACCTCTGCGCGCGGGTGCAGCCCGACGTCGTGCTCGTCGACGTCGCGCTCGGGGGCGAGAGCGGGTTCGACGTCGTGCGCCGGCTCGCGCGCGAGGGCGGGCCGACCCTCGTCCTCATCTCGACCCGCACCGCGGACGAGGTCGACGAGATGCTCGACGCGTCGCCCGCCGCCGGTTTCGTGACGAAGTCCGCGCTCTCGGCGGACGTCATCCGCTCCCTCATGCCGTCGGCAGGCTGA
- a CDS encoding AAA family ATPase, translating into MGTRTAEVLGQDLVGRERELHVLDDLLAGARAGHAQVVVLRGDAGVGKTALLRRLEVVAHGCTVLRVTGARSESGLAYAGLHQLVAPMSSRFDRLPRPQAAALRAALGLGDDGRAPDPFLVGLAVLGLLTDSGARRPTVCLVDDAHRLDPASIDVLAFVCRRLAGDAVLVALATSTWPESDVLEGFPELEVTGLADRDARRLLQTVVPGPLDDGVLRRVVSEAGGNPRVLLDVSHGLAVDRLGGGIATGAPGARPREVPTALIDRIERLPEPARRLLLVVAAEPRHDPVAIWRAASSLGLGPADAAPAEADGLLDVGGARFDNPLVRSAVYRHAAADERRAAHQALAGTTDPELDPDRHVWHLAHATAGYDEDVAVALERSAERAVAHGGLAAAAAIRELAVGVTREPGLRAERALRAAEDMLRSGALARARQLLAVAEATGSGTRHAADVYRLRAHLAALQGDQEAESLLAAARRLEPVDPTRARTVYRDAFATALVRGRLARRDGVVAVARAVGAARARSSSDDDPTCALLGGLASTVVSGPGEGAPELRAALDAFVGGAVPSEDPAGWLALATLAAGALWDDAVWRDLSARTITVARANGRLPVLLDALTSRTTLELLSGDLPAAQLLAREAAAVATATHGEHPSSGDLLVAAWRGDEHEVAALVVDDAGRAADSGDGAWSTLRSWSSAVLHNARRDHARALAAAEEGSAHPEELPVATWSAVELVEAAARAGAPARGRDAARRVAEVASASGTDWAAGAAELCRALVSAGTEAEKGYRGAIDRLSRTPLRFVLARAHLLYGEWLRGADRRADAREQLGRAHEMFAEMGAQGFADRARRELVAAGVHALRRSGAAATELTEQEAEIARLTALGHTNPEIAARLFLSPRTVEWHLRKIFSKLGVGSRKEVRKAIGWAVEERMAG; encoded by the coding sequence ATGGGGACGCGGACCGCGGAGGTGCTGGGTCAGGATCTGGTGGGTCGGGAGCGCGAGCTGCACGTGCTCGACGACCTCCTCGCCGGCGCGCGCGCCGGGCACGCCCAGGTCGTGGTGCTGCGGGGCGACGCGGGAGTCGGCAAGACGGCCCTGCTGCGACGGCTCGAGGTCGTGGCGCACGGCTGCACCGTGCTGCGGGTGACGGGCGCACGGTCGGAGTCGGGCCTGGCCTACGCCGGGCTGCACCAGCTCGTGGCGCCGATGTCGAGCCGGTTCGACCGCCTGCCCCGACCGCAGGCGGCCGCCCTGCGCGCCGCGCTCGGTCTCGGGGACGACGGCCGAGCCCCCGACCCGTTCCTCGTGGGGCTCGCCGTCCTGGGGCTGCTCACGGACTCGGGCGCCCGGCGCCCGACGGTCTGCCTGGTCGACGACGCCCACCGGCTCGATCCCGCGTCGATCGACGTGCTCGCCTTCGTGTGCAGGCGGCTCGCCGGGGACGCCGTCCTCGTCGCCCTCGCGACGTCGACCTGGCCCGAGTCCGACGTGCTCGAGGGCTTCCCCGAGCTGGAGGTCACCGGTCTCGCGGACCGGGACGCCCGACGGCTGCTGCAGACGGTCGTCCCCGGACCGCTCGACGACGGGGTCCTGCGTCGGGTCGTCTCCGAGGCGGGAGGCAACCCGCGCGTCCTGCTCGACGTGTCGCACGGGCTCGCCGTCGACCGGCTGGGGGGCGGCATCGCGACGGGGGCCCCGGGGGCTCGGCCGCGCGAGGTGCCGACGGCCCTGATCGACCGGATCGAGCGCCTGCCGGAGCCCGCCCGGCGGCTGCTCCTCGTCGTCGCCGCCGAGCCGCGGCACGACCCCGTCGCGATCTGGCGCGCCGCGTCCTCCCTGGGCCTCGGCCCCGCGGACGCCGCGCCCGCGGAGGCCGACGGTCTGCTCGACGTCGGCGGAGCCCGGTTCGACAACCCCCTGGTGCGCTCCGCCGTCTACCGCCACGCCGCCGCCGACGAGCGCCGTGCCGCCCACCAGGCGCTCGCGGGGACGACCGACCCCGAGCTCGACCCCGACCGTCACGTGTGGCACCTCGCCCACGCGACGGCCGGGTACGACGAAGACGTGGCGGTCGCGCTGGAACGGTCGGCGGAGCGCGCGGTCGCGCACGGCGGTCTCGCGGCGGCCGCGGCGATCCGCGAGCTCGCCGTCGGGGTGACGCGAGAGCCCGGGCTCCGTGCCGAGCGGGCGTTGCGCGCGGCCGAGGACATGCTCCGGTCCGGGGCGCTCGCACGGGCGCGGCAGCTCCTGGCCGTCGCGGAGGCGACCGGGTCCGGAACCCGCCACGCCGCGGACGTGTACCGCCTGCGCGCGCACCTCGCAGCCTTGCAGGGCGACCAGGAGGCGGAGTCGCTGCTCGCCGCGGCGCGTCGTCTCGAGCCCGTCGACCCGACGCGGGCCCGCACGGTCTACCGCGACGCGTTCGCGACCGCCCTGGTCCGCGGGCGCCTCGCGCGTCGGGACGGGGTGGTCGCCGTCGCTCGTGCGGTCGGTGCCGCGCGTGCCCGGTCGTCGTCCGACGACGACCCGACGTGCGCCCTGCTCGGGGGCCTCGCCTCCACGGTGGTCAGCGGCCCGGGCGAGGGTGCACCGGAGCTGCGGGCCGCCCTCGACGCCTTCGTCGGTGGGGCCGTGCCGTCCGAGGACCCCGCCGGGTGGCTCGCGCTCGCGACCCTCGCCGCCGGTGCCCTCTGGGACGACGCGGTGTGGCGCGACCTGTCCGCGCGGACGATCACCGTCGCTCGCGCGAACGGCCGGCTCCCGGTGCTGCTCGACGCGCTGACGTCCCGTACCACCCTCGAGCTCCTGTCCGGGGACCTCCCGGCAGCACAGCTTCTCGCGCGGGAGGCCGCGGCCGTCGCGACCGCCACGCACGGCGAGCACCCCTCGTCCGGCGACCTGCTCGTCGCGGCGTGGCGCGGCGACGAGCACGAGGTGGCCGCGCTCGTGGTGGACGATGCCGGTCGTGCGGCCGACTCGGGTGACGGTGCCTGGTCGACCTTGCGGTCCTGGTCCTCGGCCGTGCTGCACAACGCCCGACGCGACCACGCCCGGGCGCTCGCCGCGGCGGAGGAGGGCAGCGCGCACCCGGAGGAGCTCCCGGTCGCGACCTGGTCGGCGGTCGAGCTGGTCGAGGCGGCCGCACGGGCCGGGGCGCCCGCGCGGGGGCGGGACGCCGCCCGCCGCGTCGCCGAGGTGGCATCGGCGTCCGGGACGGACTGGGCGGCCGGCGCGGCGGAGCTGTGCCGCGCCCTCGTCTCCGCCGGGACCGAGGCCGAGAAGGGCTACCGCGGGGCGATCGACCGGCTGTCGCGCACCCCGCTGCGTTTCGTCCTGGCGCGTGCCCACCTGCTCTACGGCGAGTGGCTGCGCGGCGCCGACCGGCGCGCGGACGCCCGCGAGCAGCTCGGCCGGGCCCACGAGATGTTCGCCGAGATGGGGGCCCAGGGCTTCGCCGACCGCGCCCGGCGCGAGCTCGTCGCGGCGGGCGTGCACGCGCTGCGCCGCTCCGGCGCGGCCGCGACGGAGCTGACCGAGCAGGAGGCCGAGATCGCCCGGCTCACCGCGCTGGGGCACACGAACCCGGAGATCGCCGCACGCCTGTTCCTCAGCCCGCGGACCGTCGAGTGGCACCTGCGGAAGATCTTCTCCAAGCTCGGCGTCGGGTCGCGCAAGGAGGTGCGCAAGGCCATCGGCTGGGCCGTCGAGGAGCGGATGGCCGGATGA
- a CDS encoding sensor histidine kinase, which produces MTTTDDAAVVQAPRRGAVWRRLLLPGDPRRADVAWPVPVLALVAVGLALLLFGIASAVLVLVGGPVVATVLALACVALILRTAHAGLDLYAVPLALGTILAFDFFYLKPLRTFRLRDYENWGALALYLVVIVLVCAVSARTRRRLGSLDRAQVALSDELAALRRIARLSTADASPAEVFATTAEEVGRLGAVDAVRVLEYGPDGTATVVAAWGDPGLLDVGERMPLDGDSVTLRVLRTGERARLDRYVAPRGAMAERVTSGGISAAVGFPVYLGGRLWGVLAVGSRHGTPVTDAVEKRLADLTDLVAMVFSNARDRAALVASRTRIVVAVDETRRRLERDLHDGIQQRLVSLALDVRRAQSRVPPELTEVRGDLAAIGGNLSEAVDELRELARGIHPAILETGGLRAALRSLARRSAVPVVLEVDLDRSLPASVEVAAYYLVSEALTNVTKHARATEVHVRVAHDDAELAVVVSDDGVGGADPRRGSGLVGMEDRVHALGGRMDVTSAPGAGTTLEFSLPTA; this is translated from the coding sequence GTGACGACGACGGACGACGCCGCGGTCGTGCAGGCGCCCCGCCGCGGGGCGGTGTGGCGGCGGCTCCTGCTGCCCGGGGACCCACGGCGCGCGGACGTCGCGTGGCCCGTCCCCGTCCTGGCGCTGGTCGCGGTCGGGCTGGCCCTGCTGCTCTTCGGCATCGCGTCGGCGGTCCTCGTGCTCGTCGGCGGGCCGGTCGTCGCGACCGTGCTCGCGCTGGCCTGCGTGGCGCTGATCCTGCGGACCGCCCACGCCGGACTCGACCTCTACGCGGTCCCGCTCGCCCTCGGCACGATCCTCGCCTTCGACTTCTTCTACCTCAAACCGCTGCGGACCTTCCGGCTCCGCGACTACGAGAACTGGGGTGCGCTCGCGCTGTACCTGGTCGTGATCGTCCTGGTGTGCGCGGTGAGCGCGCGCACCAGACGTCGGCTGGGGTCCCTCGACCGCGCCCAGGTCGCCCTCTCCGACGAGCTGGCGGCGCTGCGGCGGATCGCGCGGCTGTCCACGGCCGACGCGTCGCCGGCGGAGGTCTTCGCGACCACGGCCGAGGAGGTCGGCCGGCTCGGTGCGGTGGACGCGGTGCGCGTCCTCGAGTACGGGCCCGACGGGACGGCGACCGTCGTGGCGGCCTGGGGCGACCCCGGCCTGCTCGACGTCGGCGAGCGGATGCCGCTCGACGGCGACAGCGTGACGCTCCGGGTGCTGCGCACGGGCGAGCGTGCCCGGCTCGACCGCTACGTGGCCCCGCGCGGCGCGATGGCGGAACGGGTCACGTCCGGCGGCATCAGCGCGGCCGTCGGGTTCCCGGTCTACCTCGGCGGTCGCCTCTGGGGCGTCCTGGCGGTCGGGTCGCGGCACGGCACGCCCGTCACGGACGCCGTCGAGAAGCGGCTGGCCGACCTCACCGACCTGGTCGCCATGGTGTTCTCCAACGCGCGCGACCGGGCGGCGCTCGTGGCGTCGCGCACGCGGATCGTCGTCGCGGTGGACGAGACCCGACGACGCCTCGAACGCGACCTGCACGACGGCATCCAGCAGCGCCTCGTGTCGCTCGCGCTCGACGTGCGGCGAGCGCAGTCGCGGGTCCCCCCGGAGCTCACGGAGGTGCGCGGGGATCTCGCGGCCATCGGTGGGAACCTCTCGGAGGCGGTCGACGAGCTGCGCGAGCTCGCGCGCGGCATCCACCCGGCGATCCTCGAGACCGGAGGGCTGCGGGCGGCGCTCCGGTCCCTCGCGCGACGCTCGGCGGTGCCCGTCGTCCTCGAGGTCGACCTCGACCGGTCGCTCCCGGCGAGCGTGGAGGTCGCGGCGTACTACCTGGTCTCCGAGGCCCTCACCAACGTCACCAAGCACGCGCGCGCCACCGAGGTGCACGTCCGGGTCGCGCACGACGACGCCGAGCTCGCCGTCGTCGTGTCGGACGACGGGGTGGGCGGTGCGGACCCCCGGCGCGGGTCGGGTCTCGTCGGCATGGAGGACCGCGTGCACGCTCTCGGCGGCCGGATGGACGTCACGAGCGCCCCCGGTGCCGGCACGACGCTGGAGTTCAGCCTGCCGACGGCATGA
- a CDS encoding iron chelate uptake ABC transporter family permease subunit, producing MTSPATADAPAGAPDGASPATTDRDDRPAGLARTNAGRSLGLLVAVGVLVLAVALSLVVGSKPVPLGTVWDALTGYDGSGDHVIVRDLRLPRTIVGLLVGTALGVSGALIQAMTRNPLADPGILGVNAGAAFAVVLAVAFLGFTDIQSFIWFAFAGAVVATVAVYAIGSQGRGGATPVRLTLAGVALGAVLGGISQGITLLDPAAFDRMRFWGAGSLAGRTMEMSGTIAPFVVVGLVIALVVARPLNTIALGDDLASSLGAHVGRTRILVGVAVMLLCGAATAAAGPIAFVGLMVPHVARWTVGPDQRWILPYSAVLAPVLLLVSDVVGRVVVTPGELQVGIVTAFVGAPVLIALVRRSKASGL from the coding sequence ATGACCTCGCCCGCGACCGCCGACGCGCCGGCCGGCGCCCCCGACGGCGCCTCGCCCGCGACGACCGACCGCGACGACCGTCCCGCGGGGCTCGCCCGCACCAACGCTGGTCGCAGCCTCGGGCTCCTCGTGGCGGTCGGGGTGCTCGTCCTGGCGGTCGCGCTGAGCCTCGTCGTCGGCTCCAAGCCGGTCCCGCTCGGCACGGTGTGGGACGCGCTGACCGGCTACGACGGCTCGGGCGACCACGTGATCGTCCGCGACCTGCGGCTGCCGCGCACGATCGTCGGCCTGCTCGTCGGGACGGCGCTCGGCGTCTCGGGCGCCCTCATCCAGGCCATGACGCGCAACCCGCTCGCCGACCCGGGCATCCTCGGCGTCAACGCGGGCGCCGCGTTCGCGGTGGTGCTCGCGGTCGCGTTCCTCGGGTTCACGGACATCCAGTCCTTCATCTGGTTCGCGTTCGCCGGGGCGGTCGTCGCGACCGTCGCGGTCTACGCCATCGGGTCGCAGGGGCGCGGGGGAGCGACGCCGGTGCGCCTGACCCTCGCGGGCGTCGCGCTCGGGGCCGTCCTGGGCGGCATCTCGCAGGGCATCACGCTGCTCGACCCCGCGGCGTTCGACCGCATGCGCTTCTGGGGTGCGGGCTCGCTGGCCGGCCGCACGATGGAGATGTCCGGCACGATCGCGCCGTTCGTCGTGGTCGGGCTCGTCATCGCGCTCGTGGTCGCGCGCCCGCTCAACACCATCGCGCTCGGCGACGACCTCGCGAGCTCGCTCGGCGCCCACGTCGGGCGCACGCGCATCCTCGTCGGCGTCGCGGTGATGCTCCTGTGCGGCGCCGCGACGGCGGCCGCCGGGCCGATCGCGTTCGTCGGGCTCATGGTGCCGCACGTCGCGCGCTGGACGGTCGGCCCCGACCAGCGCTGGATCCTCCCGTACTCGGCCGTGCTCGCGCCGGTCCTGCTGCTCGTGTCCGACGTCGTCGGCCGCGTCGTCGTCACGCCGGGCGAGCTCCAGGTCGGGATCGTCACCGCGTTCGTCGGCGCCCCCGTCCTCATCGCGCTCGTGCGCCGCTCGAAGGCGAGCGGGCTGTGA
- the fepG gene encoding iron-enterobactin ABC transporter permease, whose translation MDPSVRGGGAHRVDFGRPTRVVRGLGGRVSHRLDLRTLAVCGALLLVALAIGVVALTTGDYPLTVSQVLQALVGAADGPVHMVVVEWRLPRALMALVLGAALGASGAIFQSLTRNPLGSPDVIGFNTGAYTGALVVIMLLGGGYVGVAAGALVGGIVTAGVVYVLAYRRGVQGFRLIIVGIAVSAMLASVNQWLIIKADLETAMAAAVWGAGSLNGMTWAQAVPAAVLAALIALPLVWLAPRMGMLELGDDAAAALGLRSERVRLALVVVGVALTALVTAAAGPITFVALAAPQLARRLTGAAGVRILPAAAMGAVLLAASDLVAQRAFAPTQLPVGVVTVSVGGAYLVWLLVREARK comes from the coding sequence GTGGACCCGTCCGTGCGCGGCGGCGGCGCGCACCGCGTCGACTTCGGCCGCCCCACGCGCGTCGTGCGCGGGCTCGGCGGCCGCGTGAGCCACCGGCTCGACCTGCGCACGCTCGCGGTGTGCGGGGCGCTGCTGCTCGTCGCGCTCGCGATCGGCGTGGTCGCGCTGACCACGGGCGACTACCCGCTCACCGTCTCGCAGGTCCTCCAGGCGCTCGTCGGCGCGGCCGACGGTCCGGTGCACATGGTCGTCGTCGAGTGGCGCCTGCCGCGCGCGCTCATGGCGCTCGTGCTCGGCGCGGCGCTCGGCGCGAGCGGCGCGATCTTCCAGTCCCTCACGCGCAACCCGCTCGGCAGCCCCGACGTCATCGGCTTCAACACCGGCGCCTACACGGGCGCGCTCGTCGTCATCATGCTGCTCGGCGGCGGGTACGTCGGCGTCGCGGCGGGCGCGCTCGTCGGCGGCATCGTCACCGCGGGGGTCGTGTACGTCCTCGCGTACCGGCGCGGCGTCCAGGGCTTCCGGCTCATCATCGTCGGCATCGCCGTCTCGGCGATGCTCGCGTCCGTCAACCAGTGGCTCATCATCAAGGCCGACCTCGAGACCGCGATGGCCGCCGCCGTGTGGGGCGCCGGGTCGCTCAACGGCATGACGTGGGCGCAGGCCGTCCCCGCGGCCGTGCTCGCCGCGCTCATCGCGCTGCCGCTCGTCTGGCTCGCGCCGCGCATGGGCATGCTCGAGCTCGGGGACGACGCCGCGGCCGCCCTCGGCCTGCGCAGCGAACGGGTGCGCCTCGCCCTCGTGGTCGTCGGCGTCGCGCTCACCGCCCTCGTCACCGCCGCCGCCGGACCGATCACGTTCGTGGCCCTCGCCGCCCCGCAGCTCGCGCGCCGCCTCACGGGCGCCGCGGGCGTGCGGATCCTCCCCGCCGCCGCCATGGGCGCCGTGCTGCTCGCCGCGAGCGACCTCGTGGCGCAGCGCGCGTTCGCGCCCACCCAGCTCCCGGTCGGCGTCGTGACCGTGAGCGTCGGCGGCGCCTACCTCGTCTGGCTCCTCGTGCGCGAGGCCCGCAAGTGA
- a CDS encoding ABC transporter ATP-binding protein, with amino-acid sequence MHAEGITVGYDDRVISSDLDVSIPDESFTVIVGPNACGKSTLLRALSRLLKPSRGQVVLDGRSISSIPAKEVARRLGLLPQTSIAPEGITVADLVARGRYPHQKLLRQWSREDEAAVVGALAATGTTELSGRLVDELSGGQRQRVWVAMVLAQETPILLLDEPTTFLDIAHQIELLELCADLNRDRGHTLVAVLHDLNHACRYATHLIAMKDGAIVAEGAPADVVTAELVEDVFGLPCRIIADPVTGTPLVVPEGRPRRA; translated from the coding sequence CTGCACGCCGAGGGGATCACGGTCGGCTACGACGACCGCGTCATCTCGTCCGACCTCGACGTGAGCATCCCCGACGAGTCGTTCACGGTGATCGTCGGGCCGAACGCGTGCGGCAAGTCGACGCTGCTGCGCGCGCTGTCGCGCCTGCTCAAGCCGTCGCGGGGGCAGGTCGTGCTCGACGGCCGCTCGATCTCGTCGATCCCCGCGAAGGAGGTCGCGCGCCGGCTCGGCCTCCTGCCGCAGACGTCGATCGCGCCCGAGGGCATCACCGTCGCCGACCTCGTCGCGCGCGGGCGCTACCCCCACCAGAAGCTCCTGCGGCAGTGGTCGCGCGAGGACGAGGCCGCGGTGGTCGGCGCGCTCGCCGCGACCGGGACGACCGAGCTCTCGGGCCGCCTCGTCGACGAGCTCTCCGGCGGCCAGCGCCAGCGCGTCTGGGTCGCCATGGTCCTCGCGCAGGAGACCCCGATCCTCCTGCTCGACGAGCCGACGACGTTCCTCGACATCGCGCACCAGATCGAGCTGCTGGAGCTGTGCGCCGACCTCAACCGCGACCGCGGCCACACGCTCGTCGCGGTGCTGCACGACCTCAACCACGCGTGCCGGTACGCGACGCACCTCATCGCCATGAAGGACGGCGCGATCGTCGCCGAGGGCGCGCCGGCCGACGTCGTGACGGCCGAGCTCGTCGAGGACGTGTTCGGCCTGCCGTGCCGCATCATCGCCGACCCCGTGACGGGCACCCCGCTCGTGGTGCCCGAAGGTCGTCCCCGCCGCGCCTGA
- a CDS encoding response regulator has protein sequence MSGLRVVVADDDVLLREGLASLLSAPDYEVVGQAADGDELLRLVREHRPDLVLVDIRMPPTFTTEGLDAAAAIREELPETGILVLSAYVEVDHAMTLLGSGRRVGYLLKSRVVDLEDFLDSLERIARGGSVVDPALVQELVSAQHREDPLDALSSRERDVLALMAQGRSNAGIAQQLWVTEGTVEKHVRSILLKLDLPEAETDNRRVLAVMRFLESR, from the coding sequence GTGAGCGGGCTCCGCGTCGTGGTCGCCGACGACGACGTCCTGCTCCGCGAGGGGCTGGCCAGCCTGCTCTCCGCGCCGGACTACGAGGTCGTCGGGCAGGCGGCCGACGGGGACGAGCTCCTGCGGCTCGTCCGGGAGCACCGGCCCGACCTCGTGCTCGTCGACATCCGGATGCCGCCCACGTTCACGACGGAGGGTCTGGACGCCGCGGCGGCGATCCGCGAGGAGCTCCCGGAGACGGGGATCCTGGTGCTCTCCGCGTACGTGGAGGTGGACCACGCGATGACCCTGCTCGGGAGCGGGCGTCGGGTCGGCTACCTGCTGAAGAGCCGCGTCGTCGACCTCGAGGACTTCCTCGACTCGCTCGAGCGGATCGCTCGCGGCGGGTCGGTCGTCGACCCGGCGCTGGTCCAGGAGCTCGTGTCCGCCCAGCACCGGGAGGATCCCCTCGACGCCCTCAGCAGCCGCGAGCGTGACGTCCTGGCGCTCATGGCGCAGGGACGCTCGAACGCCGGCATCGCCCAGCAGCTGTGGGTGACCGAGGGAACGGTCGAGAAGCACGTCCGGAGCATCCTGCTCAAGCTCGACCTGCCGGAGGCCGAGACGGACAACCGTCGGGTCCTGGCGGTCATGCGGTTCCTCGAGAGCCGGTGA
- a CDS encoding alpha/beta fold hydrolase, which yields MSVPTVVLVHGAFAGSSSWNGVLDRLRRRDVPAVAAANPLRSLAGDARYVRDVVDAVGGPVVLVGHSYGGSVITQAAADAPQVVGLVYVAAFAPDTGESALELSGRFPGSTLGDTLTMYPVEGATELAIRQDLFPAQFAADVDPDTAALMAATQRPVLEAALTEGLPTPDPAWRRVPSRFVLAGDDRNIPAEAVRWMASRAGADVLEVPGASHAVAVSHPDVVADTVLAAVSAAASVTTA from the coding sequence ATGTCCGTCCCCACCGTCGTCCTCGTCCACGGCGCGTTCGCCGGCTCGTCGAGCTGGAACGGCGTCCTCGACCGGCTGCGTCGTCGCGACGTGCCGGCCGTCGCCGCGGCCAACCCGCTCCGCTCGCTCGCGGGCGACGCCCGCTACGTCCGCGACGTCGTCGACGCCGTGGGCGGGCCGGTCGTCCTCGTCGGCCACTCCTACGGCGGCAGCGTCATCACGCAGGCCGCCGCCGACGCCCCCCAGGTCGTGGGGCTCGTCTACGTCGCCGCCTTCGCGCCCGACACGGGCGAGAGCGCGCTCGAGCTGTCGGGCCGGTTCCCGGGCAGCACGCTCGGTGACACCCTGACCATGTACCCGGTCGAGGGCGCGACCGAGCTCGCGATCAGGCAGGACCTGTTCCCCGCCCAGTTCGCCGCCGACGTCGACCCTGACACCGCGGCGCTCATGGCGGCGACCCAGCGGCCGGTGCTGGAGGCCGCGCTCACGGAGGGCCTCCCGACGCCCGACCCTGCGTGGCGGCGGGTCCCGTCGCGGTTCGTGCTCGCCGGCGACGACCGCAACATCCCCGCGGAGGCCGTCCGGTGGATGGCCTCGCGCGCCGGCGCCGACGTCCTCGAGGTGCCCGGGGCGTCGCACGCCGTCGCGGTGTCCCACCCTGACGTGGTGGCCGACACGGTCCTCGCGGCGGTCTCCGCCGCGGCGAGCGTGACGACCGCGTGA